The following are from one region of the Hyphomicrobiales bacterium genome:
- a CDS encoding lytic transglycosylase domain-containing protein, with protein MTRWERRRAGLIAGFLLQSAALVAADPPGAGAATAPLPALRPGPDFAAGVSRNTPIPWLRPDDEALAPDSELGARGSGDTPIPWPRPGDVALSQIVPNEDFLTLRAAIAAMRENDFATAQSKRAQLQAPVARILFDWLYARDRAFTAGYARIAAFLRAHPDWPNRDLLRARMETVLFEQGSPTEAVMAAFAAMPPETGPGKAALAFALLERGDKAQAAKWARDAWENHTLSPAQEAAILTKFADVLTKQNHKARLDRLLYADHSAAALRAAKRLGEEAVALAKARDAVSKQSRSAGKLLGALKGETRKDPVALLSRIQWLRRDGKDVEAAKLMLTAPSDADAVTDVWQWWEERRILIRRLLDRGNPKTAYKIATGHAAESGLAFAEGEFHAGWVALRYLNKPETALTHFEALRLKVSTDLSLSRAYYWLGRGFEALKRVEDARSNYQHAARYETTYYGQLARLKLGMPAALSLSPSAPPTVAERDRFFGRELVRATRLLGELGETGLAGTFLIELASSLDEPVEIAMAGQLARDFGIPHVALRMGKIAAARNRPVPELAFLTGVVPDFPSHGAPVERALVHAVARQESSFNAAAVSPAGARGLMQLMPATAKRTARAFDLAYSPDRLTTDPAYNAAMGAAHLGQLVAEYAGSYVMTIAAYNAGGPRVKQWVAAFGDPRRAQVDPIDWIERIPFSETRNYVQRVLENLQVYRARLNGDTHPIELVADLTRGRASAVRRQ; from the coding sequence ATGACACGATGGGAGCGGCGGCGCGCAGGTCTGATCGCCGGATTCCTTTTGCAGTCGGCAGCCCTCGTCGCGGCCGACCCGCCGGGCGCGGGCGCGGCCACCGCTCCGCTTCCTGCCCTGCGCCCGGGCCCCGATTTCGCCGCCGGCGTCAGCAGAAATACGCCGATCCCGTGGCTGCGGCCCGACGATGAGGCGCTCGCCCCAGATTCGGAACTCGGCGCGCGCGGCAGCGGCGATACGCCGATCCCATGGCCGCGACCCGGCGATGTGGCACTGTCACAGATCGTGCCCAACGAAGACTTCCTGACCCTGCGCGCGGCGATTGCGGCGATGCGCGAGAACGATTTTGCGACCGCACAGTCCAAACGCGCCCAATTGCAGGCGCCCGTCGCGCGCATCCTGTTCGATTGGCTTTATGCCCGCGACAGGGCGTTCACCGCCGGCTATGCCCGCATCGCCGCCTTCCTGCGCGCGCACCCCGACTGGCCGAACCGGGATCTGTTGCGCGCCCGCATGGAGACGGTGCTGTTCGAACAGGGCTCGCCCACCGAGGCGGTGATGGCCGCCTTCGCCGCCATGCCGCCCGAGACGGGTCCCGGCAAGGCGGCGCTGGCCTTTGCGCTGCTCGAGAGGGGCGACAAGGCGCAAGCCGCGAAATGGGCCCGCGACGCGTGGGAGAACCACACGCTGAGCCCGGCCCAGGAGGCGGCGATCCTGACGAAATTCGCCGACGTGCTGACGAAACAGAACCACAAGGCGCGGCTCGACCGATTGCTCTATGCCGACCATTCGGCGGCGGCGCTGCGCGCCGCAAAGCGGCTCGGGGAGGAGGCGGTGGCGCTGGCGAAGGCGCGCGATGCGGTCTCCAAACAATCGCGCAGCGCCGGAAAGCTGCTGGGCGCCCTGAAGGGTGAAACCCGCAAGGACCCCGTCGCGCTTCTCAGCCGCATCCAGTGGCTGCGCCGCGACGGCAAGGATGTCGAGGCGGCCAAGCTGATGCTGACCGCGCCGAGCGACGCGGACGCCGTCACCGATGTCTGGCAATGGTGGGAGGAGCGGCGCATCCTTATCCGCCGGTTGCTCGACCGCGGCAATCCCAAGACGGCTTACAAGATCGCCACGGGGCACGCCGCCGAAAGCGGCCTTGCCTTCGCGGAGGGCGAGTTCCACGCCGGTTGGGTGGCGCTGCGTTATCTGAACAAGCCGGAAACGGCGCTGACCCATTTCGAGGCACTGCGCCTGAAGGTCTCGACGGACTTGAGCCTGTCGCGCGCCTATTATTGGCTCGGCCGCGGCTTCGAGGCGCTCAAGCGCGTCGAGGACGCCCGGTCAAACTATCAACACGCGGCCCGCTACGAGACCACCTACTATGGCCAGCTTGCCAGGCTCAAGCTGGGCATGCCGGCGGCGCTCTCGCTCAGCCCCTCCGCGCCGCCGACAGTGGCGGAGCGCGACCGCTTTTTCGGCCGCGAGCTGGTGCGCGCGACAAGGCTCCTCGGCGAGCTCGGCGAGACGGGGCTTGCCGGCACTTTCCTCATCGAGCTCGCCTCGAGCCTCGACGAACCGGTGGAAATTGCAATGGCCGGTCAGCTTGCCCGCGATTTCGGAATTCCCCATGTGGCGCTGCGGATGGGCAAGATCGCCGCGGCGCGCAACCGGCCGGTTCCCGAGCTTGCCTTCCTCACCGGGGTGGTCCCCGATTTTCCGTCGCACGGCGCGCCGGTCGAGCGGGCGCTTGTGCACGCGGTGGCGCGCCAGGAAAGCTCGTTCAACGCCGCCGCCGTCAGCCCGGCCGGCGCCCGCGGGCTGATGCAGCTGATGCCGGCAACCGCGAAGCGGACCGCGCGCGCCTTCGACCTTGCCTATTCGCCCGACCGGCTCACCACCGACCCGGCCTACAATGCCGCCATGGGCGCCGCCCATCTCGGGCAGTTGGTCGCGGAATACGCCGGCTCCTACGTCATGACCATCGCCGCCTACAATGCGGGCGGGCCGCGGGTCAAGCAGTGGGTCGCCGCTTTCGGCGATCCGCGCCGGGCTCAGGTCGATCCGATCGACTGGATCGAGCGCATCCCGTTTTCGGAGACGCGCAACTACGTGCAGCGGGTGCTGGAGAATTTGCAGGTCTATCGCGCGCGCCTCAACGGCGACACCCACCCGATCGAACTCGTCGCCGATCTGACGCGGGGCCGGGCGTCGGCTGTCAGACGCCAGTAA
- a CDS encoding DcaP family trimeric outer membrane transporter codes for MKALRTLLLGSAGAAMLFTAGTVAQAADAPEAVKGREPVWRCDTAGFIEYPGSDLCFKIGGYAKAWIGGADEDWTTGEGIDEYGVRDDLHTTDNTFFMGAQGRLNFDIRNATEFGVVRAFIEMWATDNNGNSGGNFTLRHAFIQIGNWLMGKTWSTFRSGPGTPEQHIEVFAAVGDQRTVRAVQIRYTFNVGNGVTINVAIEDPAFMQGGDFEGSHIIDSRNEVPDFVANIQIKGSWGSAQLSGAVHQASGTGFLAPNVNRREVGWATMLSVAIDVPGTMGDVIYLAGAYADGHMGAIDTGAPYSWSDNLPGGSVSISGWAVVGGWEHYWSQTLRSTIAASHANNDYDADFHNVLNIDTATSVWANLVWTIVPQLDLGVEVVWTQNKITGTQAQCIAAGFASCTASAIAVGAQATRSF; via the coding sequence ATGAAGGCTTTGAGAACATTGCTTCTGGGCTCGGCGGGGGCGGCAATGCTGTTCACGGCGGGCACGGTTGCGCAGGCAGCGGACGCGCCGGAAGCGGTCAAGGGCCGCGAACCGGTGTGGCGTTGCGACACGGCCGGGTTCATCGAATATCCCGGCTCCGACCTTTGCTTCAAGATCGGTGGCTATGCCAAGGCGTGGATTGGCGGTGCCGATGAAGACTGGACGACGGGTGAAGGCATCGACGAATACGGTGTCAGGGACGACCTTCACACGACGGACAACACGTTCTTCATGGGCGCACAGGGGCGGTTGAATTTCGACATCCGCAACGCGACCGAATTTGGCGTTGTCCGCGCCTTTATCGAAATGTGGGCCACGGACAACAACGGCAACTCCGGTGGCAACTTCACCTTGCGTCACGCCTTCATCCAGATCGGCAACTGGTTGATGGGCAAGACCTGGTCGACCTTCCGCTCGGGGCCCGGTACGCCGGAGCAGCATATCGAAGTTTTCGCCGCGGTCGGCGACCAGCGGACGGTGCGTGCGGTGCAGATCCGCTACACGTTCAATGTCGGCAACGGCGTCACCATCAACGTCGCGATCGAGGATCCGGCGTTTATGCAAGGCGGAGACTTCGAAGGTTCCCATATCATTGACAGCCGCAACGAGGTTCCGGATTTCGTCGCCAACATCCAGATCAAGGGTTCCTGGGGTTCGGCGCAGCTCTCGGGCGCCGTGCATCAGGCCTCCGGTACCGGTTTCCTCGCTCCGAACGTCAATCGTCGGGAAGTCGGCTGGGCGACCATGCTCAGCGTCGCCATCGACGTGCCGGGCACCATGGGTGACGTGATCTATCTCGCGGGCGCCTATGCCGATGGCCATATGGGCGCCATCGACACCGGTGCTCCTTACAGCTGGAGCGACAATCTTCCGGGCGGCAGCGTATCGATCTCGGGCTGGGCGGTCGTTGGCGGCTGGGAGCACTACTGGTCGCAGACCCTGCGCTCGACCATCGCGGCTTCGCATGCGAACAACGACTATGACGCGGACTTTCACAACGTGCTGAATATCGACACGGCAACCTCCGTGTGGGCGAACCTGGTGTGGACGATCGTCCCGCAGTTGGACCTCGGCGTCGAGGTGGTCTGGACCCAGAACAAGATCACTGGGACCCAGGCTCAGTGTATCGCTGCCGGATTCGCATCGTGCACGGCCTCCGCGATCGCGGTCGGTGCACAGGCCACCCGCAGCTTCTGA
- a CDS encoding class I adenylate-forming enzyme family protein, with protein MMLTGEMLRRSADRFADKPAIVCDDRQISYRELDDRANQLAHALLALNLGKGGKIAILARNIIEYGIVFFGAARTGYVLNNLSLLHTVDELAYAIEKTDVEALIFDAVVAADVAKLLPRVGGRLKKIVSIGEANGIDAVDFYTFIANQPRQPPDVAIDERDPYCMTYTGGTTGRPKGVLCDHRARSITAYTAMIEQMIDERDVVGVVTPLYHIAALHLTFQPAILAGAVTVFLPKWSPQGFMEIAEKHGVNTSFMVPTQATRLLADPAFKPERLKSWRKANFAGAPMPDWVQIELMRMFPELMITQNYGQSEMGMVVVLRHWYLPEKLGAVGRQAINVDIRVVRPDGTPVEPGEIGEVVSRGDNLMLEYYGEPEQTAEFFRHGDGWGWSGDLARIDEDGFITLVDRSKDMIISGGENVFPKEIELVIYELAEVGECAVFGIPDEVWGEVPAAFIVLKSGAILDEKRIVEHCMGRLARFKRPRLVRFVTEFPKTPVGKIQKNVLREEFWSDRDKRI; from the coding sequence ATGATGCTGACGGGCGAGATGCTGCGCCGCTCGGCCGACCGCTTCGCGGATAAGCCGGCAATCGTCTGCGACGATCGGCAGATCAGCTATCGCGAGCTCGACGATCGAGCCAACCAGCTGGCCCACGCGCTGCTGGCGCTCAACCTCGGCAAGGGCGGGAAAATCGCCATTCTCGCCCGGAACATCATCGAATACGGCATCGTCTTCTTCGGCGCCGCACGCACCGGCTATGTGCTGAACAATCTGTCGTTGCTGCACACCGTCGACGAGCTGGCCTACGCGATCGAGAAGACCGACGTCGAGGCGCTGATCTTCGACGCGGTGGTCGCGGCGGACGTCGCCAAGCTGCTGCCCCGGGTCGGAGGACGGCTCAAGAAGATCGTCTCGATCGGCGAGGCCAACGGCATCGACGCGGTCGACTTCTATACCTTCATCGCCAATCAGCCGCGCCAGCCGCCCGATGTGGCGATCGACGAGCGCGACCCATACTGCATGACCTATACCGGCGGCACCACGGGTCGGCCGAAGGGCGTTCTGTGCGATCACAGGGCCCGTTCCATCACCGCCTATACGGCGATGATCGAGCAGATGATCGACGAGCGCGACGTGGTCGGCGTCGTCACGCCGCTCTATCACATCGCCGCCCTGCACCTCACATTCCAGCCGGCCATCCTGGCCGGCGCCGTCACCGTGTTCCTGCCCAAATGGTCGCCGCAAGGCTTCATGGAGATCGCCGAGAAGCATGGCGTGAACACCAGCTTCATGGTGCCGACCCAGGCGACCCGCTTGCTGGCCGATCCCGCGTTCAAGCCGGAGCGGTTGAAGAGCTGGCGCAAGGCCAATTTTGCCGGCGCGCCGATGCCGGACTGGGTGCAGATCGAGCTGATGCGGATGTTTCCCGAGCTGATGATCACCCAGAACTACGGCCAGTCGGAGATGGGTATGGTCGTCGTGCTGCGCCACTGGTATCTGCCCGAAAAGCTCGGCGCCGTCGGCCGCCAGGCGATCAATGTCGACATCCGCGTCGTCCGCCCCGACGGTACGCCGGTCGAGCCGGGGGAGATCGGCGAGGTGGTCTCGCGCGGCGACAATCTGATGCTCGAATATTACGGCGAGCCGGAACAGACGGCGGAATTCTTCCGCCATGGCGATGGCTGGGGCTGGTCCGGGGACCTGGCGCGGATCGACGAGGACGGTTTCATCACCCTCGTCGACCGCTCCAAGGACATGATCATCTCCGGCGGCGAGAACGTCTTTCCCAAGGAAATCGAGCTCGTCATCTACGAGCTGGCGGAAGTCGGCGAATGCGCCGTTTTCGGAATTCCGGACGAGGTCTGGGGCGAGGTTCCGGCCGCCTTCATCGTGTTGAAATCGGGCGCGATTCTGGACGAGAAACGGATCGTCGAGCATTGCATGGGACGGCTCGCCCGCTTCAAGCGGCCGCGCCTGGTGAGATTCGTGACCGAGTTTCCCAAGACGCCGGTCGGCAAGATCCAGAAGAACGTGCTGCGCGAGGAATTCTGGTCCGACCGCGACAAGCGGATCTGA
- a CDS encoding dienelactone hydrolase family protein has protein sequence MNEPVKITQEMIRIYDEYTHLTLDRRGFLDKLTKVAGSTVAAAAILPLIENDYAQAAMIAPDDPSLKIEKITFPGASGDMMGYLAMPADASGKLPAVLVIHENRGLNPHIEDVARRVTAEGFLALGVDFLSPSGGTPADEDVARDMIGKLDAGQTVENSVAAVSFLMSHPSSNGKVGVVGFCWGGSLVNQTAVHSPDVAAAVPYYGGQPAAADVPRIMAKLLLHYAGLDQRINAGIPAFEAALKEAGTDYRIFIYEGANHAFNNDTNAARYNKEAADLAWSRTIAFFKESLAG, from the coding sequence ATGAACGAGCCCGTCAAGATTACCCAAGAGATGATCCGGATTTACGACGAGTACACGCATTTGACCCTGGACCGCCGGGGATTCCTGGACAAACTGACCAAGGTCGCAGGCTCCACCGTGGCCGCCGCCGCGATCTTGCCGCTGATCGAGAACGACTATGCCCAGGCCGCCATGATCGCTCCCGACGATCCAAGTCTGAAGATCGAGAAGATCACTTTTCCCGGGGCATCCGGAGACATGATGGGCTATCTGGCGATGCCGGCTGACGCGTCCGGCAAGCTGCCGGCGGTGCTCGTCATTCATGAGAATCGCGGCCTCAATCCGCATATCGAAGATGTCGCCCGCCGCGTCACCGCGGAGGGATTCCTCGCGCTGGGCGTCGACTTCCTGTCGCCGTCCGGCGGCACCCCCGCGGACGAGGATGTGGCGCGCGACATGATCGGCAAGCTCGACGCGGGCCAGACGGTCGAGAATTCCGTCGCCGCCGTATCGTTCCTGATGTCGCATCCATCCTCGAATGGCAAGGTCGGCGTCGTCGGCTTCTGCTGGGGCGGCAGCCTCGTCAACCAGACGGCGGTCCATTCGCCCGATGTCGCCGCCGCCGTGCCTTATTACGGCGGTCAGCCCGCCGCGGCGGATGTACCGAGGATCATGGCCAAGCTGCTGCTGCATTACGCCGGCCTCGACCAGCGCATCAACGCCGGCATTCCGGCCTTTGAGGCGGCGCTGAAAGAGGCGGGAACCGACTACCGGATCTTCATCTATGAGGGCGCCAACCACGCCTTCAATAACGACACCAACGCGGCCCGTTACAACAAGGAGGCGGCCGACCTCGCCTGGTCGCGGACCATCGCCTTTTTCAAGGAAAGCCTCGCCGGCTGA
- a CDS encoding ABC transporter ATP-binding protein yields MPAATAETLRLNGIRRIYGQGATTIEVLKGADLSIRAGEAVALVGPSGAGKSTLLHIAGLLESPSAGWVKLCGADCSALNDAERTRLRRRDIGFVYQAHRLLPEFTAMENVVLPQRIAGLGKDAARERAEALLVMMGLAARTEHRPSELSGGEQQRVAIARAVANAPQLLLADEPTGNLDPKTAERVFEALMRIVRQTGLAALIATHNYDLAAKMDRTVTLADGRIRD; encoded by the coding sequence ATGCCCGCCGCGACGGCGGAGACCCTGCGCCTGAACGGCATTCGCCGCATCTATGGTCAGGGCGCCACCACCATCGAAGTGCTCAAGGGCGCCGACCTGTCGATCAGGGCCGGCGAGGCGGTTGCGCTGGTCGGTCCCTCCGGCGCCGGAAAGTCGACATTGCTGCACATTGCCGGACTGCTGGAAAGCCCCTCTGCCGGCTGGGTCAAGCTGTGCGGTGCCGATTGCTCGGCGCTGAACGATGCCGAGCGCACCCGGCTGCGCCGGCGCGATATCGGTTTTGTCTACCAGGCGCATCGGTTGCTGCCGGAGTTCACGGCGATGGAGAATGTGGTCCTGCCGCAGCGCATCGCCGGCCTCGGCAAGGACGCCGCACGCGAGCGTGCCGAGGCGCTCTTGGTGATGATGGGTCTTGCCGCGCGCACCGAGCACCGGCCGTCGGAGCTTTCCGGCGGCGAGCAGCAGCGCGTCGCCATCGCCCGGGCGGTCGCCAACGCGCCGCAGCTCCTGCTTGCCGACGAGCCGACCGGCAATCTCGACCCGAAGACCGCCGAGCGGGTTTTCGAAGCCCTGATGAGGATTGTGCGGCAGACCGGGCTTGCGGCGCTGATCGCCACCCACAATTACGATCTTGCCGCAAAGATGGACCGCACGGTAACGCTCGCCGATGGCCGCATCCGGGACTAA
- a CDS encoding lipoprotein-releasing ABC transporter permease subunit: MAAADTRPFSGFEWMISLRYLRARRREGFISVIAGFSFLGIMLGVATLIIVMSVMNGFRSELLGKILGLNGHMVVRGIDTPFSDYDVVAERLAALEGIQSVVPSVEGPAMASSPLNATGALVRGVRADDLAKLKAIAGHLRNGTLEGFDGGEGVILGSRLAESLGLIVGENVTLIAPRGAATPFGTAPRVKSYKLLATVEIGMSEYDSTFVFMPLEEAQLFFNKGDTVTALEILVADPDDMDAYRRAVEAAAGRSVFVVDWRQRNRTFFSALEVERNVMFLILTLIVLVAALNIVSGLIMLVKDKGPDIGILRTMGATQGAVMRIFFITGASIGVVGTSAGFGLGLLVCLNIETLRQFLSGLTGTELFSPELYYLSQLPAELDPSEVAMVVAMSLILSFLATLYPAWRAARLDPVEALRDE; the protein is encoded by the coding sequence ATGGCCGCAGCCGATACCAGACCTTTTTCAGGCTTCGAATGGATGATCTCCCTGCGCTATCTGCGGGCGCGGCGCCGCGAGGGCTTCATCTCCGTCATCGCCGGTTTTTCCTTCCTCGGCATCATGCTGGGCGTCGCCACGCTGATCATCGTCATGTCGGTGATGAACGGCTTCCGCAGCGAGCTTCTTGGCAAGATCCTCGGCCTTAACGGACATATGGTGGTGCGCGGCATCGATACGCCGTTTTCCGATTACGACGTGGTTGCCGAGCGGCTGGCGGCGCTGGAGGGCATCCAGTCGGTGGTTCCCTCGGTCGAAGGGCCGGCGATGGCCTCCTCGCCGCTCAACGCCACCGGCGCGCTGGTGCGCGGAGTGCGCGCCGACGACCTCGCCAAGCTGAAAGCGATCGCGGGCCATCTGCGCAACGGCACGCTCGAGGGCTTCGACGGCGGCGAGGGGGTCATCCTCGGCTCAAGGCTTGCCGAAAGCCTCGGTCTCATCGTCGGCGAGAATGTAACCCTGATCGCGCCGCGCGGCGCCGCGACGCCCTTCGGCACCGCGCCGCGGGTGAAAAGCTACAAGCTTCTCGCCACCGTCGAGATCGGCATGTCGGAATATGACTCGACCTTCGTCTTCATGCCGTTGGAGGAAGCGCAGCTCTTTTTCAACAAGGGCGACACGGTGACGGCGCTCGAGATCCTCGTCGCCGACCCCGACGATATGGATGCCTATCGCCGCGCCGTGGAGGCCGCAGCCGGCCGCTCGGTTTTCGTCGTCGATTGGCGCCAGCGCAACCGCACCTTCTTCTCGGCGCTGGAAGTCGAGCGCAATGTCATGTTCCTGATTCTGACCCTGATTGTCCTGGTCGCGGCCCTCAACATCGTTTCCGGGCTGATCATGCTGGTCAAGGACAAGGGGCCGGACATCGGCATTTTGCGCACCATGGGCGCGACCCAGGGGGCGGTGATGCGGATCTTCTTCATCACCGGCGCCAGCATCGGCGTCGTCGGCACATCGGCCGGTTTCGGGCTCGGCCTCCTGGTGTGCCTCAACATCGAGACCCTGCGCCAGTTCCTGTCGGGCCTCACCGGCACCGAGCTGTTTTCGCCGGAGCTTTACTATCTTAGCCAGCTTCCCGCCGAGCTCGATCCAAGCGAAGTGGCCATGGTCGTGGCGATGTCGCTCATCCTGTCGTTCCTGGCCACCCTCTATCCGGCTTGGCGGGCGGCCCGGCTCGATCCCGTCGAGGCGCTGCGCGATGAATGA
- a CDS encoding proline--tRNA ligase encodes MRLSRYFLPTLKETPKEAEIVSHRLMLRAGMIRQESAGIYSWLPLGFRVMRKIEQIVREEQDRAGFVEMLMPTIQPADLWRASGRYEDYGKEMLRISDRHEREMLYGPTNEEMITDIFRVSVRSYRDLPKLVYHIQWKFRDEVRPRFGVMRGREFLMKDAYSFDVDHAAARRSYNRQFVAYLRTYDRLGLKAIPMAAESGPIGGDMSHEFIILADTGESAVYCDRELVDMAVPGEDVDYEGDLSSIVKTWTERYAATDDKFDAAGFAAEVPTARQVSARGIEVGHIFYFGTKYSEPMRALVQTSDGAQVPAEMGSYGIGVSRLVAAIIEASHDEAGIIWPEAVAPFKVGLVNLKSGDKATDKACEELYSRLEKAGVEVLYDDSDERAGAKFKGLDLIGLPWQLIVGPRGLAAGKVEIRRRASGERVTLTPDQAVAQLTC; translated from the coding sequence ATGCGATTGTCCCGCTATTTCCTGCCAACCCTGAAAGAAACCCCGAAGGAAGCCGAGATCGTCTCGCACCGGCTGATGCTGCGCGCCGGAATGATTCGCCAGGAGTCCGCCGGCATTTATTCCTGGCTGCCGCTTGGTTTTCGGGTGATGCGCAAGATCGAACAGATCGTCCGTGAGGAGCAGGACCGCGCCGGTTTCGTCGAAATGCTGATGCCGACCATTCAGCCGGCCGACCTGTGGCGGGCAAGCGGACGCTACGAGGATTACGGCAAGGAAATGCTGCGCATCAGCGATCGCCACGAGCGCGAGATGCTGTACGGCCCGACCAACGAGGAGATGATCACCGACATTTTCCGCGTCTCGGTGCGTTCCTACCGGGATCTGCCCAAGCTCGTCTATCACATCCAGTGGAAGTTCCGCGACGAGGTCAGGCCGCGCTTCGGCGTCATGCGCGGGCGCGAATTTCTGATGAAGGACGCTTATTCCTTCGACGTCGACCACGCGGCCGCGCGGCGCTCCTACAACCGGCAATTCGTCGCCTATTTGCGGACCTACGATCGTCTCGGCCTCAAGGCGATCCCGATGGCCGCGGAATCCGGCCCCATCGGCGGCGATATGAGCCACGAATTCATCATTCTCGCCGACACGGGCGAGAGCGCGGTCTATTGCGACAGGGAGCTGGTCGACATGGCCGTTCCCGGCGAGGATGTCGACTATGAGGGCGACCTTTCATCCATCGTCAAGACTTGGACGGAGCGGTACGCGGCGACCGACGACAAGTTCGACGCGGCTGGCTTTGCCGCCGAGGTGCCGACCGCGCGGCAGGTGTCGGCCCGCGGCATCGAGGTCGGCCATATCTTCTATTTCGGCACCAAATATTCCGAACCCATGCGTGCCTTGGTCCAGACCTCCGACGGCGCCCAGGTGCCGGCCGAGATGGGCTCCTACGGCATCGGCGTTTCGCGCCTGGTCGCTGCCATCATCGAGGCAAGCCACGACGAGGCGGGCATCATCTGGCCGGAGGCGGTTGCGCCCTTCAAGGTGGGGCTGGTTAACCTGAAATCGGGGGACAAAGCGACCGACAAGGCCTGCGAGGAACTCTATTCCCGCCTTGAAAAGGCCGGCGTGGAAGTGCTCTATGACGACAGCGACGAGCGCGCCGGTGCCAAATTCAAGGGCCTGGACCTGATCGGTCTGCCGTGGCAGCTCATCGTCGGCCCGCGCGGGCTTGCCGCCGGCAAGGTCGAAATCAGGCGGCGGGCGAGCGGCGAGCGCGTCACGCTGACGCCGGACCAAGCCGTTGCCCAATTGACTTGCTGA
- a CDS encoding DUF1467 family protein yields the protein MSLPGALAVYFVIWWLVLFAVLPWGVRTQAEAGTVEPGSPESAPVHPQLGRKMLITTFVSAIVFALVYVVQAQGWLDFSLPDKAAG from the coding sequence GTGAGCCTGCCCGGAGCGCTTGCCGTCTATTTCGTCATCTGGTGGCTGGTGCTGTTCGCGGTGCTGCCCTGGGGCGTGCGCACGCAGGCGGAGGCGGGAACGGTCGAGCCCGGCAGCCCGGAAAGCGCCCCGGTTCACCCGCAACTTGGCAGGAAGATGCTGATCACGACTTTCGTGTCGGCGATCGTTTTCGCGCTGGTTTATGTCGTGCAGGCGCAGGGCTGGCTGGATTTCTCGCTGCCCGACAAGGCCGCTGGCTGA
- the mce gene encoding methylmalonyl-CoA epimerase gives MIGRLNHVAIAVPDIEAASAVYRDTLGAKVSAPVAQPDHGVTTVFIELENTRIELLEPLGANSPIAAFLERNAAGGIHHVCYEVDDIAAARDRLTAAGARVLGDGNPKIGAHGKPVLFLHPKDFCGTLVELEQA, from the coding sequence ATGATCGGCCGCCTCAATCACGTCGCCATCGCCGTTCCCGACATTGAAGCGGCGAGCGCCGTCTACCGCGACACGCTGGGCGCCAAGGTCTCGGCCCCCGTGGCGCAGCCCGATCATGGCGTCACCACCGTATTCATCGAGCTGGAAAATACCAGGATCGAGCTGTTGGAGCCGCTGGGCGCAAATTCGCCGATCGCGGCCTTTCTCGAACGCAACGCGGCCGGCGGCATCCACCATGTCTGCTACGAGGTCGACGACATCGCGGCTGCCCGCGACCGGCTGACGGCCGCGGGCGCGCGGGTGCTCGGGGACGGCAATCCCAAGATCGGCGCCCATGGCAAGCCGGTACTGTTCCTGCATCCGAAGGATTTCTGCGGCACCCTGGTCGAGCTCGAACAGGCATGA